In Zingiber officinale cultivar Zhangliang chromosome 8B, Zo_v1.1, whole genome shotgun sequence, a single genomic region encodes these proteins:
- the LOC122013879 gene encoding exopolygalacturonase-like — protein MDLNNAILAISLLFSIWCATCVAQSSNVYNVKEHGALGNGKNDDTKAFQAAWDVSCVVEGNPTILIPKGSYLVGPLLFKGPCKGVMAIDLRGQLLASTNLNAYTENWVDFQYINGLVISGGGIFNGQGSSAWPYNKCPKKWSCKILPMSLVFSFVKNAKIKSISSVDSKLFHIHIFSSENFDIESVTINAPGDSPNTDGIHVADSTNVTITDATIGTGDDCISIGPGNSNLTISNVHCGPGHGISVGSLGKNSGETDVVGLTVRNCTLNGTTNGLRIKTWQSSPTLLKAAHFTYEDITMNNVYNPIIIDQEYCPYVSCAEKDPSRVQIYDIKFTNVKGTSSSAEAIKFICSSSFPCQGVILNDIDLHYTGDARGNKTTTSTCANVQGKSNENVKPNPCI, from the exons ATGGATTTGAACAACGCCATCCTTGCAATTAGCTTGTTGTTCTCGATATGGTGCGCTACGTGTGTTGCCCAATCGAGCAATGTTTATAATGTGAAGGAGCATGGAGCACTAGGAAATGGCAAAAATGATGACACAAAG GCTTTTCAAGCGGCATGGGATGTATCTTGTGTCGTCGAAGGGAATCCAACGATACTAATCCCCAAAGGATCATATTTGGTCGGTCCTTTACTCTTCAAAGGGCCTTGCAAAGGTGTCATGGCGATCGATTTGAGAGGGCAATTGCTTGCATCGACCAACCTCAATGCTTACACTGAAAATTGGGTTGACTTCCAATACATAAATGGACTAGTGATATCGGGCGGTGGAATATTCAACGGACAAGGATCTTCGGCATGGCCTTACAATAAATGCCCAAAGAAATGGAGTTGCAAGATTCTTCCAATG TCATTGGTGTTCAGTTTTGTGAAGAATGCAAAGATCAAAAGCATTTCCTCTGTGGATAGCAAACTGTTCCACATTCATATTTTTTCATCAGAGAATTTCGATATCGAGTCTGTGACCATCAATGCCCCTGGAGACAGCCCAAACACCGATGGCATTCATGTTGCTGATTCCACCAATGTCACCATTACAGATGCCACCATTGGCACTGGGGATGATTGCATCTCCATTGGACCAGGAAACTCCAACCTAACCATCTCTAATGTGCATTGTGGCCCTGGCCATGGCATTAGTGTCGGGAGCCTCGGTAAGAACTCGGGCGAAACCGATGTCGTTGGCTTGACGGTTAGGAATTGCACCTTGAATGGCACGACCAACGGGTTGCGAATCAAGACATGGCAATCTTCTCCGACTCTGTTGAAGGCTGCCCACTTTACCTACGAGGACATCACCATgaacaacgtctacaaccccatcATAATAGACCAAGAGTATTGCCCCTACGTTTCTTGCGCCGAAAAG GATCCATCTCGTGTTCAAATCTATGATATCAAGTTCACAAATGTCAAGGGAACTTCTTCCTCGGCGGAAGCCATCAAGTTCATTTGTAGTAGCTCGTTTCCATGTCAAGGTGTGATACTAAATGATATCGACTTACATTACACCGGCGATGCAAGAGGGAACAAGACGACAACATCAACCTGTGCCAACGTTCAGGGAAAATCAAATGAGAATGTGAAGCCAAATCCATGCATTTGA
- the LOC122014453 gene encoding pentatricopeptide repeat-containing protein At1g51965, mitochondrial-like: MRRRRLLTSTRSFSYPVMRRRRLLTSTRSFSTRYSGRIVRADSSGGALAVEVDPPNLPRDVRGHPLPRRDLVCRAARILRSASPVADPLLDLTDYFQTLNIIPTTSEVSEILKSVRGPDRALEFFRFAASLPGFRHDCFTYNRILSILGRAGEKYDQSIREILDEMDRDGVRGNISTVNILISIVGGGEINRCSELVKKWNLTFTGYTYKCLMQAYVRFRDVEGAFRIYEELRRKGHKLDIFAFNMLLDSLSKAEKVKQAYKVFADMKCCHSKPDAYTYTILIRMLGRLGKTDEFISLFEEMIVKGCTLNIIVYNTMLEALAKNHMVDKALFVFSKMIENGCQPNEFTYSIFVFMLAAEGQLVRLDQVVDAANKYLNKSIYAYLVKTLSKLGHVSEAHRMFCRMWSFHDSGDRAACLSMLETLCSAGKTSEAMELLAKINEKGINADTVMYNMVFSALGKLKQVSCIYTLYEEMKTSGLLPSIFTYNILISSFGRVGLIDKASEVFEEMERNDCNPDIVSYNSLINCLGKNGELDEAHMRFMEMQEKGLNPDVVTYSTLIECFGKSNKVEMACRLFDEMLAEGCTPNIVTYNILLDCLEKSGKTAEAYKLHASLKQHGLTPDSITYSILERLASRSHNVVRVRKQSRITGWVVSPLR; this comes from the exons ATGAGGCGGCGGCGGCTCCTCACTTCGACCCGCTCCTTCTCATACCCCGTGATGAGGCGGCGGCGGCTCCTCACTTCGACCCGCTCCTTCTCCACTCGCTACAGCGGCCGAATCGTCCGAGCCGACTCCTCCGGCGGCGCCCTCGCCGTCGAGGTCGACCCGCCGAACCTTCCCCGCGACGTCCGCGGACACCCCCTCCCACGTCGAGACCTCGTCTGCCGAGCCGCCCGCATCCTCCGTTCGGCCTCTCCCGTAGCCGATCCCCTCCTCGACCTCACCGACTACTTCCAAACCCTAAATATCATCCCCACCACTTCCGAGGTAAGCGAGATCCTCAAGTCCGTGCGGGGCCCTGACCGTGCGCTCGAGTTTTTCcgcttcgccgcctccctccccGGCTTTCGCCACGATTGCTTCACCTACAACCGGATCCTCTCGATCCTCGGCAGGGCGGGCGAAAAATATGATCAGTCTATACGTGAGATCCTGGACGAGATGGACCGTGATGGGGTCAGGGGGAACATCTCGACTGTCAACATCTTGATCAGCATCGTCGGTGGCGGAGAAATCAACCGGTGCTCGGAGCTCGTTAAAAAATGGAATTTGACGTTTACTGGATACACCTACAAGTGCTTGATGCAGGCCTATGTAAGATTTCGAGATGTGGAGGGAGCGTTTCGGATTTATGAAGAGTTGAGAAGGAAGGGGCATAAATTGGATATTTTTGCTTTCAATATGCTCTTGGATTCCCTCTCTAAGGCAGAAAAG GTTAAACAAGCTTACAAAGTTTTTGCAGATATGAAATGTTGTCACTCCAAGCCAGATGCATATACTTACACaattttgataagaatgctaggaAGGTTAGGGAAAACAGATGAGTTCATCTCCTTATTCGAGGAGATGATAGTAAAAGGCTGCACTCTCAACATAATTGTTTATAATACTATGCTCGAGGCACTTGCTAAGAATCATATGGTTGATAAAGCTTTATTTGTATTTTCCAAAATGATTGAGAATGGTTGTCAACCCAATGAGTTCACATATAGTATATTTGTGTTTATGTTAGCAGCGGAAGGGCAACTAGTTAGACTTGATCAGGTTGTGGATGCTGCCAATAAGTACCTGAATAAGTCGATCTATGCTTATTTGGTAAAGACACTGAGTAAGCTAGGGCATGTTAGCGAGGCTCATCGTATGTTTTGCAGAATGTGGAGCTTCCATGACAGTGGTGACCGGGCTGCTTGTTTGTCTATGCTTGAGACTCTTTGTAGTGCAGGTAAGACATCAGAGGCTATGGAACTGCTGGCCAAAATAAATGAGAAGGGGATAAATGCCGATACTGTTATGTATAACATGGTATTCTCAGCTCTCGGTAAGCTAAAGCAAGTATCATGCATTTATACCCTTTACGAGGAGATGAAGACTTCAGGCCTTTTGCCTAGCATATTTACTTATAACATTCTAATCTCAAGCTTTGGTAGAGTTGGTTTGATTGATAAAGCTTCCGAAGTGTTTGAAGAAATGGAAAGAAATGACTGTAACCCTGATATAGTTTCCTACAATTCTTTGATAAATTGTCTTGGGAAAAATGGAGAGCTAGATGAAGCTCACATGCGTTTCATGGAGATGCAGGAGAAAGGATTGAATCCTGATGTTGTGACATATAGTACGCTAATCGAATGTTTTGGTAAATCCAACAAAGTTGAGATGGCTTGTCGGTTGTTTGATGAGATGCTTGCTGAAGGATGCACTCCGAACATCGTAACATACAATATTTTGCTTGATTGCCTTGAGAAGTCTGGGAAGACAGCTGAAGCATACAAGCTGCATGCATCTTTAAAACAACATGGGCTGACTCCAGACTCAATAACTTATTCAATTCTTGAACGATTAGCTAGTCGGTCTCACAATGTCGTGCGAGTTCGCAAACAAAGCCGAATTACTGGATGGGTTGTGAGCCCCCTGAGGTAG